A genomic segment from Dehalococcoidia bacterium encodes:
- a CDS encoding dihydrodipicolinate reductase, giving the protein MTEQYRTIHFGLGPIGLEILRLTARRPSLRPVGAIDIADGLVGKDIAALAGLDSPLGITVAPDAPSVLASTPADVVLHSTASWLEEVRPQLLDIVRAGKNCISTCEELACPWDNYPGLAAELDSEAKANGVTVVGSGVNPGFVMDTLVLALTAACQEVRRIEAWRVVDVSKRRLQLQRKVGVGITLDEFRRRQEAGHFGHAGLRESAQLIARGLGWQLDVVEQTLEPVIAPNGLAAGVHQVVSAWVKGREVIHLDLQMAKDALNARDEIIIDGRPPVRAVLPGGVQGDLATAGVVVNAIPAVVRSAPGLVTMAELALVTAFDTPPE; this is encoded by the coding sequence TTGACCGAGCAGTACCGCACTATCCACTTCGGGCTGGGACCCATCGGACTGGAGATACTGCGCCTGACCGCGCGACGCCCCTCGCTGCGGCCGGTGGGCGCCATCGATATCGCCGACGGTCTCGTCGGCAAGGACATCGCCGCGCTGGCCGGCCTCGACTCGCCTCTCGGCATCACCGTCGCGCCCGATGCCCCGTCCGTCCTTGCGTCCACGCCCGCGGACGTCGTCCTGCACTCGACCGCGTCTTGGCTGGAAGAGGTGCGCCCGCAGCTGCTCGACATCGTTCGCGCGGGCAAGAACTGCATCTCCACCTGCGAGGAGCTTGCCTGCCCCTGGGACAACTACCCCGGCCTCGCCGCCGAGCTCGACAGTGAAGCGAAGGCGAACGGCGTCACCGTCGTCGGCAGCGGCGTCAACCCCGGCTTCGTCATGGACACGCTGGTCCTAGCCCTCACGGCCGCCTGCCAGGAGGTGCGCCGCATCGAGGCGTGGCGCGTCGTCGACGTCAGCAAGCGCCGGCTGCAACTCCAGCGGAAGGTCGGCGTGGGCATTACGCTCGACGAGTTCCGCCGTCGACAGGAAGCCGGACACTTCGGGCACGCCGGCCTCCGCGAGTCGGCGCAGCTCATCGCCCGCGGCCTCGGTTGGCAGCTCGATGTCGTCGAGCAGACGCTGGAGCCTGTCATCGCCCCCAACGGCCTCGCCGCCGGCGTCCACCAGGTAGTGAGCGCCTGGGTCAAGGGCCGCGAAGTGATCCATCTCGACCTGCAGATGGCGAAGGACGCGCTGAACGCCCGCGACGAGATAATCATCGACGGCCGCCCGCCCGTGCGCGCCGTCCTTCCCGGCGGCGTCCAGGGCGACCTCGCCACCGCGGGCGTCGTCGTCAATGCTATTCCCGCTGTCGTTCGCTCCGCGCCCGGCCTCGTCACCATGGCCGAGCTGGCGCTGGTGACGGCCTTCGATACGCCGCCGGAATGA
- a CDS encoding aminotransferase class III-fold pyridoxal phosphate-dependent enzyme, which yields MTSTVERYRALHPRSAALHEQALREFPNGVTHDIRYFEPFPIYVERAAGSRKWDVDGNELIDYVMGHGALLLGHAHPVLVEAVTRQVQRGTHYGACHELEMEWAGWIKRLVPSAETVRFTTCGTEATMMAVRLARAFTGRNKLVRFALNFHGWNDSVVGLTSPEETVPRSPGVPDAFLGQQVILPQNGREELERTLASDPDIAAVILEPTGASAGTIPIDPDFLPFLREQTQQHNVVLIFDEVVTGFRVCPGGAQAYFGVTPDLTTLGKIVSGGIPGAAVVGREDILARIEFRDDPEWNLRRRISHPGTFNANPLSAAAGVAMLSHICDGDAQQRAADLAKRLCQEANHIMRQAGAKGVAYTFSSMFHITIGVDCPEPIDGYLWNWEERPGATVPQTPGPVATAFRQEMINRGVDFMRTGGMMSAVHTESDIDATLSALEATLGNLRLERRP from the coding sequence ATGACGAGCACTGTCGAACGTTACCGCGCGCTGCACCCGCGTTCCGCCGCCCTGCACGAGCAGGCGCTGCGCGAGTTCCCCAACGGCGTCACCCACGACATCCGCTACTTCGAGCCGTTCCCCATCTACGTCGAGCGCGCCGCCGGCTCCCGCAAGTGGGACGTCGACGGCAACGAGCTCATCGACTACGTGATGGGCCATGGCGCCCTGCTCCTCGGCCACGCCCATCCCGTGCTCGTCGAGGCCGTCACGCGCCAGGTGCAGAGGGGCACCCACTACGGCGCCTGTCACGAGCTGGAGATGGAGTGGGCGGGCTGGATCAAGCGCCTCGTTCCCTCCGCGGAGACGGTCCGCTTCACCACATGCGGCACGGAGGCCACCATGATGGCCGTGCGACTCGCCCGCGCCTTCACGGGACGAAACAAGTTGGTGCGGTTCGCCCTCAACTTCCACGGCTGGAACGACAGCGTCGTCGGCCTCACGTCGCCGGAGGAGACGGTGCCCCGCTCGCCCGGCGTGCCCGACGCCTTCCTCGGACAGCAGGTCATCCTGCCCCAGAACGGACGCGAGGAGCTGGAGCGGACGCTCGCCTCCGACCCCGATATCGCCGCCGTCATCCTCGAGCCCACGGGCGCCTCCGCGGGCACGATACCCATCGACCCCGACTTCCTCCCCTTCCTGCGCGAGCAGACGCAGCAACACAACGTCGTTCTCATCTTCGACGAGGTGGTGACCGGCTTCCGCGTCTGCCCCGGCGGCGCCCAGGCCTACTTCGGCGTCACGCCCGACCTGACGACCCTGGGGAAGATAGTCAGCGGGGGCATTCCGGGGGCCGCCGTCGTCGGCCGCGAGGACATCCTGGCGCGCATCGAGTTCCGCGACGACCCGGAGTGGAACCTGCGGCGTCGCATCAGTCATCCGGGCACGTTCAATGCGAACCCTTTGTCGGCGGCGGCGGGCGTCGCAATGCTGTCGCACATCTGCGATGGGGACGCCCAGCAGCGGGCGGCCGACCTGGCGAAGCGGCTGTGTCAGGAGGCGAACCACATCATGCGGCAGGCGGGCGCGAAGGGCGTCGCCTACACGTTCTCATCGATGTTCCACATTACGATAGGCGTGGACTGTCCGGAGCCCATCGACGGGTACCTGTGGAACTGGGAGGAACGCCCGGGCGCGACGGTGCCGCAGACGCCGGGGCCGGTGGCGACGGCGTTCCGTCAGGAGATGATCAATCGAGGGGTCGATTTCATGCGGACGGGGGGCATGATGTCGGCGGTGCACACGGAGTCAGACATCGACGCCACCCTCTCCGCCCTGGAGGCGACTTTGGGAAATCTGCGACTCGAAAGGCGGCCTTAG
- a CDS encoding zinc-ribbon domain-containing protein, with protein MTERRRTRKPSSRADRQRLIERLDEFHRFIQECAECQSEAPAHWQFCANCGARLSTQCPGCGQPLPPTGARFCPHCGVEIPRAEG; from the coding sequence ATGACGGAGAGACGGCGCACACGCAAACCCTCGTCGCGGGCCGACAGGCAGCGCCTCATCGAGCGCCTCGACGAGTTCCACCGCTTCATCCAAGAGTGCGCCGAATGCCAGTCGGAGGCGCCAGCGCACTGGCAGTTCTGCGCCAATTGCGGCGCCCGGCTCTCAACCCAGTGCCCCGGCTGCGGGCAGCCCCTGCCGCCGACGGGCGCGCGCTTCTGCCCCCACTGCGGGGTGGAGATACCGCGCGCGGAGGGGTAG